The Paenibacillus sp. FSL H7-0357 nucleotide sequence GGCTCTGCCAAGGAACGGATCCTTACGCTGATTGTCGTGTTGCTGATTTATACGGCGATCACTGTATGGATGCGCAGTCTGTTGAAGCGGCTGGGCAAGCATTGACAAAGTCTGCTGCGCTGACTATATTTAGATTATTCGTAATTTTTACGTATAAATATAGCCAGCGAGAGGGTAACGCGATTGCAAAA carries:
- a CDS encoding DUF6954 family protein, giving the protein MRVLLYVLFAILYLLTTFFGLGPVLFADGSAKERILTLIVVLLIYTAITVWMRSLLKRLGKH